Proteins encoded together in one Osmia lignaria lignaria isolate PbOS001 chromosome 4, iyOsmLign1, whole genome shotgun sequence window:
- the LOC117603365 gene encoding mitochondrial 2-oxoglutarate/malate carrier protein: MSNEKTVPNAIKFLFGGTAGMAATCFVQPLDLIKNRMQLSGTKTSAISVMSSVTKNEGFLAFYSGLSAGLLRQGTYTTTRLGVNAWLYEIVSKDSPPNFLMKALIGSTAGAIGAFVGTPAEVALIRMTADGRLPVVERRNYSNAFNALVRIAREEGFLALWRGTVPTMGRAMVVNAAQLGSYSQSKEILLDTGYFEEGIPLHFVSSMISGLVTTLASMPVDIAKTRIQNMKIVDGKPEFKGAIDVIVQVCKNEGLFSLWKGFFPYYARLGPHTVLTFIFFEQMFSIYKTYKA; the protein is encoded by the exons ATGAGTAACGAAAAGACGGTGCCGAATGCAATAAAATTCCTTTTTGGAGGAACTGCAGg AATGGCTGCCACTTGTTTTGTTCAACcattagatttaataaaaaatcgaATGCAATTAAGTGGTACAAAAACATCAGCAATAAGTGTAATGTCTTCAGTGACAAAAAATGAGGGTTTCTTAGCTTTTTATTCGGGTTTATCTGCTGGTTTATTGCGTCAAGGTACATATACTACAACCAGACTTGGTGTCAATGCATGGTTGTATGAAATTGTTTC AAAGGATAGCCCGCCAAACTTTCTTATGAAAGCATTAATAGGTAGTACTGCTGGTGCTATAGGAGCATTTGTAGGTACACCTGCTGAAGTTGCTTTGATTAGAATGACTGCAGATGGTAGACTACCTGTTG TTGAGAGACGAAATTATTCAAATGCATTTAATGCATTAGTTCGTATAGCCAGAGAGGAAGGTTTTTTAGCATTGTGGAGAGGTACTGTTCCAACAATGGGAAGGGCTATGGTTGTAAATGCAGCTCAGTTAGGATCATATTCTCAATCTAAAGAAATATTGCTTGATACTG GCTATTTTGAAGAAGGTATTCCATTACATTTTGTAAGTTCCATGATATCAGGTTTAGTAACAACTCTTGCTTCTATGCCAGTTGATATTGCTAAGACAAG GATTCAAAACATGAAAATTGTGGATGGTAAACCAGAGTTTAAAGGTGCAATAGATGTCATAGTTCAGGTGTGTAAAAATGAGGGATTATTTTCATTATGGAAGGGATTCTTTCCTTATTATGCTCGTTTAGGTCCTCATACTGTTTTGACATTCATTTTCTTTGAGCAAATGTTTAGCATATATAAAACATATAAAGCTTAA